The sequence below is a genomic window from Chondrinema litorale.
AAAGGCCTTACCTTTTAAATAAAAGGGATTGAAAATCAAGGTTTTAAATGCATTAATGTATAAAATAAAACCCCGCAATTAGCTAATAAAAGCTTTTTTCGGGGTTTTTGATTTGTTAAATTGTAGTGTCTAATCACAATTAACACTACAATATATGAGAGATCAACAGCTTTTCCAACCACAAGATTACTTAACTCCAAAATGGTATTTATTTAAGAGTAGTAAATTGGGTAATGTTTATGATAGCATCCCTTGGGAACAACTTTCTGCATGTCTGCCTAAGAAAAATAAAGGCCCTGGTGCTCCTAGCTGGTTTTCGCCTCAGGGCATGTTTGGCTTAATGTTTCTAAAAGCCTATTTAAACCTGAGTGATGAAAAGCTCATAGCACGCTTTAATACCGATTGGAGCCTTCAGCTATTTTGCAATAAATTGCTACAGGATCATCAAAAGATTAAGGATAAGGCCATTTTAAGTCGAATCAGGACGTATATGGCGGACCATACTGATTGGCAACAACTTCAAGAGGTACTACTCCAACACTGGAAAACAGACATGCATAATACGCATGTGCTCTTAATGGATGCTACTTGTTATGAGAGTTATATTCGTTTTCCTACCGATGTTAAGCTGCTCTGGGAGAGCTGCCAATGGGTGTTTGAAAAGCAGCTTTACAGATACTGTAAAATATTAGGAGTAAAACGACCTGGCTCCAAATATATAGATCAAAAGCGCATGCAGATGTCTTATGATCGTAGTCGTAAAAAGACATATAAAGCTGGTCGCAAGCGTAAAAAGTCATTGATATATCTACTATCCAAAGGATTGGGGCAACTGCAATGCCTACTTAACGAAAATCCACAAATACAGCTTCACTTACATGAGAGAACATATCTAAAAACTATAAAGAAGATAATCGAGCAACAGCAATTCTTGCAGCAGCATCCAGCTAAAGAATTGAAAAACAGGATTGTATCACTTCCCAAGGCTTATGTTAGGCCGATAGTGCGAGGTAAAGAAGCTAAAAGGGTTGAGTTCGGAATGAAGGCACACCTGCTTCAGGTGGATGGTATCTGCTTTATCGATACCATGGAGTTCCGCGCTTTTAATGAAAGTACCAGACTGAAATTAAGTAGTTTAAAACATAGATCGATATTTGGCTCACTTCATCAACTAGGAGCAGATCGCATTTACGCCACCAACAAAAACAGGAAGTATTTAACAGAAAAGAAGATATTTACCTGCTTTCCAAAGAAAGGTCCTAAAGTAAACAACCCTGCTGAAAGCCAACTCAGAAGTCTCATCTCTAGCCAAAGAGCCACGGTGATGGAGGGAAGTTTTGGCGTGCATAAAACAGCTTATGGCCTCAATAAGATCAAGGTTAAAGGAGAAAAACGAGAAATGATACACGTTTTTTTCGCAGTTATGATGGCCAATGCCGTTAAGATCAGCAAAAGGAAATCAGAACAAGCCCCTCTACTTCAGGCCGCCTAAACCTAAAGCTGAAAAGCCTATGGGATGAGTGTGTCTATACTATCCAAAAGCAATATTTTCCAGTTTTATCAATAGGATTACTCACAGTATTGTACTTTTTAAATAGTCCAAAACAGCAGGTACCAAGATTTGAAACAAAAAAAAGCTGAACTTTATCTATCCAACTCTTATTTTTTATTGGTCTTAATCAATTTTCAAGGAGGCCCTAAAAATAGGGCAATAAAAAAGCGCTTTCCATTACAGAAAGCGCTTTTTTTATCTTAAAGAGTCTAATTAAGTGATTTTAGAAATAATTCTTAATTGTGCTCTTAGGTCATCTAGTTTTTTATTTGCCTGATCTATTTTAGTGCTGAATTCTTTTTTAAGCTTATCAGCAGTTTTAGAGTTAGCAAAGAAAGAAAGGTTGTTTTCCCATAATGCAATATCATTTTCAAGAGCATCAATTTTCTTTCTAATCGCTTGCTCCTGACGTCTCATTTTAGAGCCGAGTTGTGGAGCTTTCTCATAGAAATCCATATGAGCCTGAAGCTTAATCTTCTCTTTCTTGTCCTCATCCTCTTCAGGATAATTCTCATAGAACAATTCAAAAGCTGCGATAAAGTCTTCTAGAATATTATTAATATCTCTTTTAGGAACAAAACCAATAGCTAGATACTCATCAACTAATTTGTTTAGCTGTTCTGTATCATCCGAATTAGCTTCGGCAAGGTCTGTAATCTTCTTGCAGACATCTTGTTTAGCTTTAAGGTTTTCTTTAAACTCTTTATCTTGGCTGCTTCTTTTGTTTCTTTTTCTTTCAAAGAAATGATCACAAGCAGCTTTAAATCTTTTGTAAACAGATTCTCTTTGGGCTTCTGGTACTGGACCAAGTTCTTTCCACTTCTTTTGAAGTGATTTTAAAGAATCTGCGGCTGAGTTCCACTCTGTACTTTCTTGTAGTTCTTCAGCTTGTACACAAAGTTCTTCTTTAAGTTTGAGGTTTTCTTTTCTTTGTTCTTCAAGACGTTCGAAGAATTTGCCTTTATTAT
It includes:
- a CDS encoding transposase; translation: MRDQQLFQPQDYLTPKWYLFKSSKLGNVYDSIPWEQLSACLPKKNKGPGAPSWFSPQGMFGLMFLKAYLNLSDEKLIARFNTDWSLQLFCNKLLQDHQKIKDKAILSRIRTYMADHTDWQQLQEVLLQHWKTDMHNTHVLLMDATCYESYIRFPTDVKLLWESCQWVFEKQLYRYCKILGVKRPGSKYIDQKRMQMSYDRSRKKTYKAGRKRKKSLIYLLSKGLGQLQCLLNENPQIQLHLHERTYLKTIKKIIEQQQFLQQHPAKELKNRIVSLPKAYVRPIVRGKEAKRVEFGMKAHLLQVDGICFIDTMEFRAFNESTRLKLSSLKHRSIFGSLHQLGADRIYATNKNRKYLTEKKIFTCFPKKGPKVNNPAESQLRSLISSQRATVMEGSFGVHKTAYGLNKIKVKGEKREMIHVFFAVMMANAVKISKRKSEQAPLLQAA